In one Myxocyprinus asiaticus isolate MX2 ecotype Aquarium Trade chromosome 1, UBuf_Myxa_2, whole genome shotgun sequence genomic region, the following are encoded:
- the LOC127441572 gene encoding phosphorylase b kinase regulatory subunit beta-like: MKHELKIRARDMPTQDIYKMSPSDVRQLLLDVLQPQQTGRSWLNRCQIDGSLNHTPLGFYDRVWQILERTRNGIMVGGHHLPQDDMEVFSNTPALRKQRTSSYLTKAVMIQLLQGEVKPSKDDPCSVS; this comes from the exons ATGAAGCATGAGTTGAAGATCCGGGCCAGGGACATGCCGACCCAGGACATATACAAGATGTCCCCTAGTGATGTCAGACAGCTATTACTGGATGTTCTCCAGCCTCAGCAGACTGGCAG ATCTTGGCTTAACAGATGCCAAATCGATGGTTCACTCAACCATACCCCTCTTGGCTTCTATGACCGTGTTTGGCAAATCCTGGAGAGAACACGTAATGGAATTATGGTTGGAGGACATCATCTCCCTCAG GATGACATGGAGGTTTTCTCCAACACACCAGCCCTGAGAAAACAAAGAACATCCAGTTACCTGACCAAGGCAGTAATGATCCAGCTGCTGCAGGGAGAGGTGAAGCCCAGTAAAGATGACCCGTGTTCTGTCAGTTAA